A single Aythya fuligula isolate bAytFul2 chromosome 21, bAytFul2.pri, whole genome shotgun sequence DNA region contains:
- the TRIM62 gene encoding E3 ubiquitin-protein ligase TRIM62 yields the protein MACSLKDELLCSICLSIYQDPVSFGCEHYFCRRCITEHWVRQEPQGARDCPECRRTFAEPTLAPSLKLANIVERYSAFPLDAILGAQRSPFPCKDHEKVKLFCLTDRAVVCFFCDEPAVHEQHQVTNVDDAFEELQRELKEQLQGLQESERGHTEALHLLKRQLAETKSSAKSLRATIGEAFERLHRLLRERQKAMLEELEADTARTLTDIEQKIQRYSQQLRKVQEGSQILQERLAEADKHAFLAGVASLSERLKGKIHETNLTYEDFPTSKYMGPLQYTIWKSLFQDIHPVPAALTLDPGTAHQRLILSDDCTIVAYGNLHPQPLQDSPRRFDVEVSVLGAEAFGGGVHYWEVVVSEKTQWMIGLAHEAVTRKGSIQIQPSRGFYCIVMHDGNQYSACTEPWTRLNVKSKLEKVGVFLDYDKGLLIFYNADDMSWLYTFREKFPGKLCSYFSPGQSHANGKNVQPLRINTVRI from the exons ATGGCTTGCAGCCTGAAGGACGAGCTGCTGTGCTCCATCTGCCTGAGCATCTACCAGGACCCGGTGAGCTTCGGCTGCGAGCACTACTTCTGCCGGCGGTGCATCACCGAGCACTGGGTGCGCCAGGAGCCCCAGGGCGCCCGCGACTGCCCCGAGTGCCGGCGCACCTTCGCCGAGCCCACCCTGGCGCCCAGCCTCAAGCTGGCCAACATCGTGGAGCGCTACAGCGCCTTCCCTCTGGACGCCATCCTGGGGGCCCAGcgcagccccttcccctgcaaGGACCACGAGAAGGTCAAGCTCTTCTGCCTCACCGACCGCGCCGTCGTCTGCTTCTTCTGCGACGAGCCTGCCGTGCACGAGCAGCACCAGGTCACCAACGTGGACGATGCCTTCGAGGAACTGcag CGGGAGCTgaaggagcagctccagggccTGCAGGAGAGCGAGCGAGGCCACACCGAGGCCCTGCACCTCCTCAAGCGGCAGCTGGCAGAGACCAAG TCATCGGCCAAGAGCCTGCGGGCGACCATTGGGGAGGCCTTCGAGCGGCTGCACCGGCTGCTGCGGGAGCGGCAGAAGGCGATGCTGGAGGAACTGGAGGCAGACACGGCACGGACACTGACCGACATCGAGCAGAAGATCCAGCGCTACAGCCAGCAGCTGCGCAAggtgcaggagggcagccagaTCCTGCAGGAGCGCCTGGCCGAGGCTGACAAGCATGCCTTCCTGGCCGGCGTCGCCTCCTTGTCCGAGAG GCTCAAGGGGAAGATCCACGAGACCAACCTCACCTACGAGGACTTTCCTACCTCCAAGTACATGGGCCCGCTGCAGTACACCATCTGGAAATCTCTCTTCCAGGACATCCACCCGG TGCCGGCGGCGCTGACACTGGACCCTGGCACAGCCCACCAGCGCCTCATCCTCTCTGACGACTGCACCATCGTGGCTTACGGCAACCTGCACCCGCAGCCACTGCAGGACTCGCCACGGCGCTTTGATGTGGAGGTGTCGGTGCTGGGCGCAGAGGCTTTTGGCGGTGGTGTGCACTactgggaggtggtggtgtctgAGAAGACGCAGTGGATGATCGGGCTGGCGCACGAGGCCGTCACCCGCAAGGGCAGCATCCAGATCCAGCCCAGCCGGGGCTTTTACTGCATCGTCATGCACGATGGGAACCAGTACAGCGCCTGCACCGAGCCCTGGACCCGGCTCAATGTCAAAAGCAAGCTGGAGAAGGTGGGCGTCTTCCTGGACTATGACAAGGGGCTGCTCATCTTCTATAACGCCGACGACATGTCCTGGCTCTACACCTTCCGGGAGAAGTTCCCTGGCAAGCTCTGTTCCTACTTCAGTCCTGGGCAGAGCCACGCCAACGGCAAGAACGTCCAGCCCCTGCGCATCAACACCGTCCGCATCTAG
- the SVBP gene encoding small vasohibin-binding protein, with protein MEPSGGRKERPKPREPAARLEKAKQKSAQQELKQRQRAEIYALNRVMTELEQQQFDSFCKQMQAPSE; from the exons ATGGAGCCGAGCGGCGGGCGGAAGGAGAGGCCGAAGCCCCGGGAGCCGGCGGCCCGGCTGGAGAAGGCGAAGCAGAAGTCGgcgcagcaggagctgaagcagcGGCAGCGGGCGGAG ATCTACGCGCTGAACCGGGTGATGacggagctggagcagcagcagttcgACTCCTTCTGCAAGCAGATGCAGGCCCCCAGCGAGTGA
- the TMEM269 gene encoding transmembrane protein 269: MWMVSPPADEGCHQLAWLWDHGKGIFQYTKKLFLSKQVGRAQALESVRKNAANALSMANLIMGLSSILCSLNRHYQHSCWLLLGGFLLDLADGAVARQLNACSALGAKMDDFADFTSFGLATALLLQTQGVLDGLLAIAYVLAVFARLCFFSSEIPFTYRGLPCPYASSLLVSIFLLTGGNVMLLRVAAIVMILFMVDRGFYPHDKVLESQLWKKVIYAGGILAVLLLPTTVTSIYYLAWSASYIFSPFAIWSCKA; encoded by the exons ATGTGGATGGTGTCACCGCCGGCCG atgaagGATGTCACCAGCTTGCCTGGCTTTGGGACCACGGCAAAG GTATCTTCCAGTACACCAAGAAGCTGTTCCTGAGCAAGCAGGTGGGACGGGCGCAGGCACTGGAGTCTGTCCGGAAAAATGCTGCCAACGCGCTCTCCATGGCGAACCTGATCATGGGGCTCTCCTCCATCCTCTGCAGCCTGAACAG GCACTATCAGCactcctgctggctgctcctcgGGGGCTTTCTGCTCGATTTGGCCGACGGAGCCGTCGCCCGCCAGCTCAATGCCTGCTCAGCACTGG GTGCCAAGATGGATGATTTCGCTGACTTCACCTCCTTTGGGCTGGCCacggcactgctgctgcagacgCAGGGTGTGCTGGATGGGCTGCTGGCCATCGCCTACGTGCTGGCCGTCTTCGCTCGCCTCTGCTTCTTCTCCAGCG AGATCCCCTTCACCTACCGGGGGCTGCCCTGCCCCTACGCCTCCTCGCTGCTGGTGAGCATCTTCCTGCTGACGGGCGGCAACGTCATGCTGCTGCGTGTCGCTGCCATCGTCATGATCCTCTTCATGGTCGACCGGGGCTTCTACCCCCATGACAAGGTGCTGGAGTCTCAGCTCTGGAAGAAGGTGATCTATGCTGGAG GCAttctggctgtgctgctcttgCCCACGACGGTCACTTCTATCTACTACCTCGCCTGGTCGGCGTCTTACATCTTCTCCCCCTTTGCCATCTGGAGCTGCAAAGCCTAA